The following is a genomic window from Deinococcus betulae.
GAATCCGATCAGCAAATTCAGACCCGAGTGGAACGAAGCGGCCTTTCAGATGGTCATGTTCAAACACGGTGGTGGGGACGTCACATCTTTGGAGTTTCGCACGTTGGTCGAAACGATGTGGCGCTTAGATTTGCTGGTTCGGTGGGACGAACATCTGCCGAGTGACTTTAAGCAAAACTGGTCTAATGTGAGTTTCATATCCAGTACAAATAAGTGGGGCACTGTCATATTTAATATTGGGTAGATTTCATGGTGGCGCACGTCATGTGGCTTAATCTTTGGAAAGTGAACGCAGGGCGTTCTCGAAGGTTTATAACCAGATCAAAATGGCGACCAGGGTCCACCACGTTTGGTAACTCAGCGCTCGCTTGTCATACCGGGTCGCAATGCGTCGAAAGCCCTTGCATCGGTTGATTAAACGCTCCACCTTGTTTCGTTTCCTATAAACAGCTGCATCGAAGCAGAGATCGACCCCTTGGTCTTTGCGTCTGGGAATGGTGACGCGAATCCCCCGACCATGTAAATACTTGTGGACTGTCGTGTAACTGTATCCCTTATCTCCGACCAACCGAACAGGGCGAAGTCTGGGTCGACCTTTTCCGGAGCGGTGTACCGCTCCGGTTTCTAGTAAGGCCGAGAGGTATTTCGATTCATGCCGCTCGCCCCCACTCAGGACGACTGCCATTGGCTTGCCGTGTCCTTCTGCCCGGATATGAACCTTTGTACTGAAACTACCACGGGATCGACCCAAGGCTTCGCCTTTTTGCCCATCCCGGGCACCGGCAGCGCACTGATGCGCTCGAACCACGGTGCCATCTATAAAGTGCATGAACCAATCCAGCTGACCTTGCAGGTCAGCCTTGCGCTGCAGTTCTGCCCAGACGGCCTGCCAGATCCCTTTGGCTGTCCAACGACGAAACCGACTGGAGTATGGTGGTCCACTTGCCGAATCGCTCAGGGACATCCCGCCAAGGCGCGCCAGTTCGCAGAATCCAGACGATGCCACTGACGATAGGCCGATGGTCCAGATACGGACGCCCCAGACCAATTAAGGGGGTAACAGGGGCTCTAAACGTTTCCACTGTGCATCCGTGATTTCTTCGCGCCACAGCACGAAAAGATACTTCGCTCTCTCCAGACCTCACCTTGGCCGACACGCCCTAGAGGACATGCCTCTCGCTATCTACCGAGGCCGCTTTCCGCGAACTTACCCGATCACTTTTTTGACGGTCGTGGCCAGCTTGGGAGGGTACATCAGGGCAAACTGGCCGTGTTGGTCGGCCCAGACGCGCGCCATATCGCTGTAGCGCATGGCGACGTAGCCCAGCAGCGGGTCCATGATGTACACCTGTCCGGACTGGTCGTTATAGCCCACCAGCACCCGCCAGTGCGGAATAACCTGCCCGGCAGCCGTGATGTGCGATTGCAGCGCGATGACGGGCAAACCGCTGCGAATAGCGGCCTTGACCGTGTTCAGGTTGCCCCCCGAATACAGCCGGGCTTCCATACCGACCTGCGGCGCAAACCGCACGATGGCCTGGGCGCTCATGTAAGAGCGTTCGGTGGGCCGGGTCTGGCGACTGACATCGGCCATGTTGACCTTCAGGCCAAAGTACCCCAGCACCTGCGTCAGGCTGGCCGGGCCACAGGCGTTGTAGGTCTGGCGCACCAGCGGCATGCCTTTCAGGACATAGCCGGGCGGGGTGGCGGCCAGCGCCGACGAGGACAGGCCCAACAGGGCAATACAAAAAGCCGCGCGCATCCGGGGCAGGATGGCACGCGGCGCGTCACGGGAACCTTTCAGGAGGCGGGGTGAGGCCCGCACCCCTGCTACACCCGCGTCAAATCTTTTGGCAGCGGCAGAAACTCGATTTCTGGATGCTGCTCAGCGGTGTATTCCAGGTCATAGCGGCTGCGGAACAGCATCACCGGGCGGCCCTGGTCGTCTTCCACGTGGCGGGCAAAGCGGGCCACGCCCGCAGGATCGCCGGCCAGCCAGCGCACCAGCCCGTAGCTGGTGATGTTCATTTCCACGTCCACGCCGTATTCCTCCTGCAAGCGGGCCTGGAAGACCTCAAATTGCAGCGGTCCCACGGCGCCTAGGTAGGGGTCGCGCGCGCCGTCGGTGGGGTAAAAGACCTGAACGACGCCCTCTTCGGCCAGCTGGGTCAGGCCCTTCATAAAAGCCTTGCGCTTGCCCACGTCCCTCAGGGCAACGGTGGCAAAAGTTTCCGGGGTAAAGCGGGGAAAGCCCGGCAGCGCAACTTTGGCGTCCACGCTGACCACATCGCCAATCTGGAAAACGCCGGGATTCACCAGACCCACGATGTCGCCAGGGTAAGCTTCTTCGACCTTTTCGCGGTCCTGGGCAAACAGGGTGTGCGCCTGACTGAGACGCAATTTGCGGCCGGTGCGGGTGTGGGTCACGTCCATGCCGCGCTCAAAGTGGCCGCTCATCACGCGCATATAGGCGGTG
Proteins encoded in this region:
- a CDS encoding C39 family peptidase yields the protein MRAAFCIALLGLSSSALAATPPGYVLKGMPLVRQTYNACGPASLTQVLGYFGLKVNMADVSRQTRPTERSYMSAQAIVRFAPQVGMEARLYSGGNLNTVKAAIRSGLPVIALQSHITAAGQVIPHWRVLVGYNDQSGQVYIMDPLLGYVAMRYSDMARVWADQHGQFALMYPPKLATTVKKVIG